DNA sequence from the Arthrobacter crystallopoietes genome:
GAGGACTGGCGGTGTCGTTCCAGATCGTGACCCTGCTGGTACTGGGTGCATTTGTTGTCGGCTGGCGTCTGGTCGCGGCACTGGTCATGAAGATACGCAAAAGCCGGACCTTGGCATAACCTCGGTTATAGGCATAAATGGTGCGATGAAAGGCAGCAAAAGTGGTTACAGCGTTTGTACTCATCCAGACCGATGCATCCCGGATCCCGGAGTCAGCGCAGGAGATATCGGAGATCGAAGGCATCAGCGAGGTCTACTCGGTTACCGGCGAATGGGACTTGATCGCCGTTGCCCGGGTCACCAAACATGAAGATCTTGCCGATGTGATCGCAGACCGGCTCTCCAAGATTGAGGGCGTCCAAGCCACGACGACGCACATCGCATTCCGTGCCTATTCCCAGCATGACCTTGATGCGGCCTTCTCTTTAGGGTTCGACCACTAATTGAACCAAGGTGTGTGGGCCGGAGGAATCATCCGCCGGCCCACACACCTTTAATGTCTTAGGACCAGGCCTACTGCGTGACCTTGATCCAACGGTCAAGTGCCGAGGCTGCGGCTCCACTGTCGATTGCTTCGATAGCTTGGGCGAGGCCCTTCGCCAGCCTTTCCTGAAGAGGTCCCTCGGCCGACTCATCCAAGGCGACCAAGGCAGCAGCAGCATTAAGAACGACGGCGTCACGGACCGGACCTCGGTCTCCTGCCAGGGTGCGCCGGACTACTTCCGCATTGGCGGACGCATCCCCACCGCGCAGGTCGTCCAGGGTGGCACGCGCGATACCGAGATCGAGCGGGTCGAGTTCCGTTTCAGTGACCTTGCCGTCCCGGACCTCCCAGACCGTCGATGGGCCGGTGGTGGTGAGCTCATCAAGACCGTCCCCTCCCCGGAAAACCAGCGCCCGCTGTCCGCGGGTAGCCAGCACGCCGGCGATGAGGGGGGCCAGCCTCGCGTCGGCGACGCCGATGGCAGATGCCGTCGGATGCGCCGGATTGGTCATGGGGCCCATGAAGTTAAACGCGGTAGCTACACCGAGCTCGCTGCGAACGGTACCCGCGTACCTCATAGAGGGATGGAATACCTGGGCAAAGCAGAAGGTGATGCCGGCCTCGACTGCGGCCTGGGCCACCCTGTCGACAGGGAGATCCAGACGTACGCCGAGCGCTTCGATAACATCCGCTGACCCTGAAGACGACGACGCAGCACGATTTCCGTGCTTCACGATGCGTGCACCCGCTCCTGCGCATACGAGTGCGGCCATCGACGAGATGTTGACCGTGTTCTGTCGGTCACCGCCGGTTCCAACGATGTCGAGCTTCTCGCCCGG
Encoded proteins:
- a CDS encoding Lrp/AsnC family transcriptional regulator, whose product is MVTAFVLIQTDASRIPESAQEISEIEGISEVYSVTGEWDLIAVARVTKHEDLADVIADRLSKIEGVQATTTHIAFRAYSQHDLDAAFSLGFDH
- the trpD gene encoding anthranilate phosphoribosyltransferase, translating into MSPISDAKTALQWPVLISALIAGDDLSREQTHWAMNTIMAGEATDAQMAGFLVALRAKGETVDELTGLVDAMVSNARPIDIPGEKLDIVGTGGDRQNTVNISSMAALVCAGAGARIVKHGNRAASSSSGSADVIEALGVRLDLPVDRVAQAAVEAGITFCFAQVFHPSMRYAGTVRSELGVATAFNFMGPMTNPAHPTASAIGVADARLAPLIAGVLATRGQRALVFRGGDGLDELTTTGPSTVWEVRDGKVTETELDPLDLGIARATLDDLRGGDASANAEVVRRTLAGDRGPVRDAVVLNAAAALVALDESAEGPLQERLAKGLAQAIEAIDSGAAASALDRWIKVTQ